A section of the Streptomyces xinghaiensis S187 genome encodes:
- a CDS encoding dolichyl-phosphate-mannose--protein mannosyltransferase has product MTSDTATGSRYEHELGEQPSGASVPGAGPTSWQLRLRRYGYAEQPRTPLRDRLVPPYRTAGTRVWTLLGVDPYTAEKLVRWAAWAGPLLVALLAGALRFWHLGSPDAVIFDETYYAKDAWSLLQLGYEGSWPDKANEKILRDPQSIPLNPEHSYVVHPPVGKWTIALGEGLFGLHPLGWRFMPAVLGTLSVLMVCRIGRRLFRSTALGCLAGALLAVDGLHFVMSRTALLDLVVMFWVLAAFGALLIDRDKARAKLADALTTAADRGDPAAVTAGAAPAPTAKGTKGTAEERGLVRPDALIGDRLGLGLRPWRLAAGLFLGLACATKWNGLYILAVFGLLTVLWDAAARRTAGAHRPYRSMLRRDAVPAFLSIVPVAVVTYTASWAGWFLTRGGYFRGWAEGRRGLSPDSVSLFGLRVPLPQADMTWVPEPLRSLWHYQSEVYNFHVGLTDPHPYQSNPWSWLVLGRPVSYFYESPQPGEDGCPVGTADKCAREVLALGTPMLWWAACFAVLYLVYRWGFRRDWRAGAILCGIVGGWLPWFLYQERTIFFFYAVVFVPFLCLAVAMAIGALLGPPGSSEQRRVLGTVGAGVLVLLIVWNFIYFFPLYTGQPIPVSDWQDRMWLDTWV; this is encoded by the coding sequence GTGACCAGTGACACCGCCACCGGCTCCCGGTACGAGCACGAGCTCGGCGAGCAGCCCTCCGGGGCGTCGGTTCCGGGTGCCGGCCCGACCTCCTGGCAGCTCCGGCTGCGCCGCTACGGATACGCGGAGCAGCCCCGTACCCCGCTCCGCGACCGGCTGGTGCCGCCGTACCGCACCGCGGGCACCCGGGTGTGGACGCTCCTCGGCGTGGACCCGTACACCGCCGAGAAGCTGGTGCGGTGGGCGGCCTGGGCCGGCCCGCTGCTGGTCGCGCTGCTCGCGGGCGCCCTGCGCTTCTGGCACCTCGGCAGCCCGGACGCGGTGATATTCGACGAGACGTACTACGCCAAGGACGCCTGGTCGCTGCTCCAGCTCGGCTACGAGGGCAGCTGGCCGGACAAGGCCAACGAGAAGATCCTGCGCGATCCCCAGAGCATCCCCCTCAACCCCGAGCACAGTTACGTCGTGCACCCGCCCGTCGGAAAGTGGACGATCGCCCTCGGTGAGGGCCTGTTCGGACTGCACCCGCTGGGCTGGCGGTTCATGCCGGCGGTGCTCGGCACCCTCTCCGTGCTGATGGTGTGCCGCATCGGGCGGCGGCTGTTCCGCTCCACCGCGCTCGGCTGCCTCGCGGGCGCGCTGCTCGCCGTGGATGGTCTGCACTTCGTCATGAGCCGGACGGCGCTGCTCGACCTGGTGGTGATGTTCTGGGTGCTGGCCGCGTTCGGTGCGCTGCTCATCGACCGGGACAAGGCCCGCGCCAAACTGGCGGACGCCCTCACGACCGCCGCGGACCGGGGGGACCCGGCGGCCGTGACGGCGGGGGCCGCGCCCGCTCCAACGGCGAAGGGGACGAAGGGAACAGCGGAAGAGCGGGGCCTCGTCCGGCCGGACGCTCTCATCGGTGACCGGCTGGGGCTCGGCCTGCGGCCGTGGCGGCTCGCCGCCGGGCTCTTCCTCGGCCTGGCCTGCGCCACGAAGTGGAACGGCCTCTACATCCTGGCGGTCTTCGGCCTGCTGACCGTCCTCTGGGACGCCGCCGCGCGCCGCACGGCCGGCGCCCACCGTCCGTACCGGTCGATGCTGCGCCGCGACGCGGTACCGGCGTTCCTGTCGATCGTGCCGGTCGCCGTCGTGACGTACACCGCGTCCTGGGCCGGCTGGTTCCTCACCCGCGGCGGCTACTTCCGCGGCTGGGCCGAGGGCCGCCGGGGTCTCTCGCCCGACTCCGTCTCCCTGTTCGGCCTGCGCGTCCCGCTGCCGCAGGCCGACATGACCTGGGTGCCGGAACCACTGCGCAGCCTGTGGCACTACCAGTCCGAGGTCTACAACTTCCACGTCGGGCTGACCGATCCGCACCCCTACCAGTCGAACCCCTGGTCCTGGCTCGTCCTCGGCCGCCCCGTCTCGTACTTCTACGAGTCGCCGCAGCCCGGCGAGGACGGCTGCCCCGTCGGCACCGCCGACAAGTGCGCCCGGGAAGTCCTGGCCCTGGGGACGCCGATGCTGTGGTGGGCGGCGTGCTTCGCGGTGCTGTACCTGGTCTACCGCTGGGGGTTCCGGCGCGACTGGCGCGCGGGCGCGATCCTCTGCGGCATCGTGGGCGGCTGGCTGCCCTGGTTCCTCTACCAGGAACGCACGATCTTCTTCTTCTACGCGGTGGTCTTCGTTCCGTTCCTCTGCCTCGCCGTGGCCATGGCGATCGGCGCGCTGCTCGGGCCGCCGGGCTCCTCGGAACAGCGGCGAGTGCTGGGAACCGTGGGCGCCGGAGTGCTCGTCCTACTGATCGTCTGGAACTTCATCTACTTCTTTCCGCTCTACACGGGACAGCCGATTCCGGTCTCCGACTGGCAGGACCGCATGTGGCTGGACACCTGGGTGTGA
- the rsmI gene encoding 16S rRNA (cytidine(1402)-2'-O)-methyltransferase, translating to MTGTLVLAGTPIGAIADAPPRLAEELAAADVVAAEDTRRLRRLTQALGVQTRGRVVSYFEGNEAARTPELVEALAGGARVLLVTDAGMPSVSDPGYRLVAAAVERGIVVTAVPGPSAVLTALALSGLPVDRFCFEGFLPRKAGERLGRLREVADERRTLVYFEAPHRLDDTLAAMAEVFGAERRAAVCRELTKTYEEVRRGPLAELAAWAAEGVRGEITVVVEGAPEKGPAELDPAELVRRVGVREEAGERRKEAIAAVAAEAGLPKREVFDAVVAAKNAARGAAKDAATNAGGAR from the coding sequence GTGACTGGAACGCTCGTACTGGCAGGGACGCCCATCGGCGCCATCGCGGACGCGCCGCCGCGGCTGGCGGAGGAACTGGCCGCGGCCGACGTGGTGGCCGCGGAGGACACCCGGCGACTGCGGCGGCTCACCCAGGCGCTGGGGGTGCAGACCCGTGGACGGGTCGTGTCGTACTTCGAGGGCAACGAGGCGGCCCGGACGCCCGAGTTGGTGGAGGCGCTGGCCGGGGGCGCGCGGGTGCTGCTCGTGACCGATGCCGGGATGCCGTCGGTGTCCGACCCCGGCTACCGGCTCGTCGCGGCCGCGGTGGAGCGGGGGATCGTGGTGACGGCGGTGCCGGGGCCTTCCGCGGTGCTCACGGCGCTGGCCCTGTCGGGCCTGCCCGTCGACCGCTTCTGCTTCGAGGGCTTCCTGCCGCGCAAGGCCGGGGAGCGGCTGGGCAGGCTGCGGGAGGTGGCGGACGAGCGGCGCACCCTCGTCTACTTCGAGGCACCGCACCGGCTGGACGACACCCTGGCCGCGATGGCCGAGGTCTTCGGCGCGGAGCGGCGCGCCGCCGTCTGCCGGGAGCTGACCAAGACCTACGAGGAGGTGCGGCGGGGGCCGCTGGCCGAATTGGCGGCCTGGGCGGCCGAGGGCGTACGGGGCGAGATCACCGTGGTCGTGGAGGGCGCGCCGGAGAAGGGCCCGGCCGAGCTGGACCCGGCGGAACTGGTGCGCCGGGTGGGCGTGCGGGAGGAGGCCGGCGAGCGGCGCAAGGAGGCCATCGCGGCGGTCGCGGCCGAGGCGGGTCTGCCCAAGCGCGAGGTGTTCGACGCGGTGGTGGCGGCGAAAAACGCCGCGAGGGGTGCGGCGAAGGACGCGGCGACGAACGCGGGAGGGGCTCGGTGA
- a CDS encoding TatD family hydrolase, which translates to MAAATSSGGPGYSGSGSGKRDGATGPGQAGSSGKGSAKAGKNAPPPLPEPLRVPVADSHTHLDMQSGTVGDALAKAAAVGVTTVIQVGCDIAGSRWAAETAAAHGSVWATVALHPNEAPRIVLGDPDGWSRQGAREPGGEAALDAALDEIDALAGLPQVRGVGETGLDHFRTGPEGMAAQERSFRRHIDMAKRHGKALVIHDREAHADVLRVLDEEGAPGTVVFHCFSGDAEMAKICAGQGYLMSFAGNVTFKNAQPLRDALAVAPLDLLLVETDAPFLTPAPYRGRPNAPYLIPLTLRAMAEVKGVPEDALAEAVAANTARAFGY; encoded by the coding sequence ATGGCGGCAGCGACATCATCCGGCGGACCCGGGTACAGCGGCAGCGGCAGCGGGAAGCGGGACGGCGCGACCGGGCCCGGGCAGGCCGGAAGCTCCGGCAAGGGCTCGGCGAAGGCCGGCAAGAACGCGCCGCCGCCGCTGCCGGAGCCGCTGCGCGTGCCGGTCGCCGACTCGCACACGCATCTGGACATGCAGTCCGGCACGGTCGGGGACGCGCTCGCCAAGGCGGCCGCGGTGGGCGTCACCACCGTGATCCAGGTCGGCTGCGACATCGCCGGTTCCCGCTGGGCGGCGGAGACGGCGGCCGCGCACGGAAGCGTCTGGGCGACCGTGGCGCTGCATCCCAACGAGGCGCCGCGCATCGTGCTCGGCGATCCCGACGGCTGGTCCCGGCAGGGTGCCCGCGAGCCCGGTGGCGAGGCGGCGCTGGACGCCGCCCTCGACGAGATCGACGCCCTCGCGGGCCTGCCGCAGGTGCGGGGCGTCGGCGAGACCGGCCTGGACCACTTCCGTACGGGACCGGAGGGGATGGCCGCGCAGGAGCGGTCGTTCCGCCGGCACATCGACATGGCCAAGCGGCACGGCAAGGCGCTCGTCATCCACGACCGCGAGGCACACGCGGACGTGCTGCGGGTGCTCGACGAGGAGGGCGCGCCCGGCACGGTCGTCTTCCACTGCTTCTCGGGTGACGCGGAGATGGCCAAGATCTGCGCCGGCCAGGGCTACCTCATGTCCTTCGCGGGCAACGTCACGTTCAAGAACGCGCAGCCGCTGCGCGACGCGCTCGCGGTCGCGCCGCTCGACCTGCTGCTCGTGGAGACGGACGCTCCCTTCCTCACCCCGGCGCCGTACCGCGGACGGCCGAACGCCCCGTACCTCATTCCGCTGACGCTGCGGGCCATGGCGGAGGTCAAGGGTGTACCGGAAGACGCCCTCGCGGAGGCGGTCGCGGCCAACACGGCGCGCGCCTTCGGCTACTGA
- a CDS encoding ubiquitin-like domain-containing protein, producing MRRLLPQALVVVALAGGTWAFLAHDKAVRLSVDGRQRTLHTFAGDTGELLDDEGVRLGPHDAVDPVPGRPLAHGDRIAVRRGKPLDLTVDTERRARWTTAATVRGALRELRVPAEGAYLSVPHWAGIPRSGLVLEVRTRRTVTVTADGRQRTLRTNAGTVRDAVAEAGVVLRGRDTTFPPPDTFPRDRGVLRVLRGRVDRRVREEPIPYPAVRRAHPVLLRGAEVHTGAAMAPCVSAGRPRYAPPGDRTVGAKKLYVQRGALLWPDCGPGPNA from the coding sequence TTGCGCAGGCTGCTCCCGCAGGCTCTCGTCGTGGTCGCGCTGGCGGGCGGTACGTGGGCGTTCCTCGCTCACGACAAGGCCGTCCGGCTGAGCGTCGACGGCCGGCAGCGCACCCTGCACACCTTCGCCGGCGACACCGGTGAACTCCTCGATGACGAAGGCGTGCGCCTGGGCCCGCACGATGCCGTGGACCCCGTGCCCGGGCGTCCCCTCGCGCACGGCGACCGGATCGCCGTGCGCCGCGGCAAGCCCCTGGATCTCACCGTCGACACCGAGCGGCGCGCCCGCTGGACCACCGCCGCCACGGTCCGGGGCGCGCTGCGCGAACTCCGGGTGCCCGCGGAGGGCGCGTATCTCTCCGTGCCGCACTGGGCCGGCATTCCGCGCTCCGGGCTCGTCCTGGAGGTGCGGACCCGGCGGACCGTCACGGTGACCGCCGACGGACGGCAGCGCACTCTGCGCACCAACGCGGGCACGGTCAGGGACGCCGTGGCGGAGGCCGGGGTCGTGCTGCGCGGCCGGGACACCACGTTCCCGCCGCCGGACACCTTTCCCCGCGACCGCGGAGTCCTCAGGGTGCTGCGGGGCCGCGTGGATCGACGGGTCCGGGAGGAACCGATTCCGTACCCCGCGGTCCGGCGGGCCCATCCGGTCCTCCTCCGGGGCGCGGAGGTGCATACCGGGGCCGCCATGGCCCCTTGCGTGTCCGCCGGGCGGCCCCGGTACGCACCGCCGGGCGACCGGACGGTCGGGGCCAAGAAGCTGTACGTCCAGCGAGGTGCGCTCCTCTGGCCGGACTGCGGGCCCGGACCGAACGCGTGA
- the rsmA gene encoding 16S rRNA (adenine(1518)-N(6)/adenine(1519)-N(6))-dimethyltransferase RsmA, giving the protein MSTSTDTDGPGPLLGPADVRELAAALGVRPTKQRGQNFVIDANTVRRIVRTAEVRPEDTVVEIGPGLGSLTLALLEAADRVVAVEIDDVLAAALPATVGARLPERADRFALVHSDAMRVTELPGPPPTALVANLPYNVAVPVLLHMLERFPSIERTLVMVQAEVADRLAAPPGSKVYGVPSVKAAWYATVKRAGSIGRNVFWPAPNVDSGLVSLVRRGEPLRTAAAREDVFAVVDAAFAQRRKTLRAALAGWAGSAAAAEEALVAAGVSPQARGESLTVEEFAAIAEHKPGREPGTAAAPGTGTAGRTGGGRTGGHETRRRQQR; this is encoded by the coding sequence GTGAGCACGAGCACCGACACCGACGGGCCCGGCCCCCTCCTGGGCCCCGCCGACGTCCGCGAACTGGCCGCCGCCCTGGGCGTGCGCCCCACCAAGCAGCGCGGCCAGAACTTCGTCATCGACGCCAACACGGTGCGCCGTATCGTCCGGACCGCCGAAGTGCGGCCCGAGGACACGGTCGTGGAGATCGGCCCGGGGCTGGGATCGCTGACCCTGGCGCTGCTGGAGGCCGCCGACCGCGTGGTGGCGGTCGAGATCGACGACGTCCTGGCGGCCGCGCTCCCGGCCACCGTCGGCGCACGGCTGCCGGAGCGCGCCGACCGCTTCGCGCTGGTGCACTCGGACGCGATGCGCGTCACCGAACTGCCCGGCCCGCCGCCGACGGCCCTGGTGGCCAACCTTCCGTACAACGTCGCGGTGCCCGTTCTGCTGCACATGCTGGAACGCTTCCCCAGCATCGAACGCACGCTCGTCATGGTGCAGGCAGAGGTGGCCGACCGGCTCGCCGCGCCGCCGGGCTCCAAGGTGTACGGCGTGCCGTCGGTGAAGGCCGCCTGGTACGCGACGGTGAAGCGCGCCGGATCCATCGGGCGCAACGTGTTCTGGCCGGCGCCCAACGTCGACTCCGGGCTGGTCTCGCTGGTTCGCCGTGGCGAGCCGCTGCGGACGGCGGCTGCACGGGAGGACGTGTTCGCGGTCGTGGACGCCGCCTTCGCCCAGCGGCGCAAGACGCTCCGCGCGGCGCTCGCGGGCTGGGCCGGTTCCGCCGCCGCGGCTGAGGAGGCGCTGGTGGCGGCGGGGGTGTCGCCGCAGGCGCGTGGCGAGTCGCTGACGGTGGAGGAGTTCGCGGCGATCGCGGAGCACAAGCCCGGACGCGAGCCCGGGACCGCCGCCGCCCCCGGAACCGGGACCGCTGGCCGTACGGGCGGCGGGCGGACCGGCGGGCACGAGACCAGGCGCCGTCAGCAGCGGTGA